In Primulina huaijiensis isolate GDHJ02 chromosome 6, ASM1229523v2, whole genome shotgun sequence, a single window of DNA contains:
- the LOC140978964 gene encoding DNA mismatch repair protein PMS1 isoform X2, with amino-acid sequence MPMEVGGSEASEPPSIRPLNKGVVHRICAGQVILDLSSAVKELVENSLDAGATSIEVALKEYGLESFQVIDNGSGISPKNFRVLALKHHTSKLNGFQDLESLTTFGFRGEALSSLCALGDLTIETRSSGEVVATHLTYNRSGLLTAERKTARQVGTTVTVKKLFSYLPVRSKEFQRNIRKEYGKLIGLLNAYALVAKGVRLICTNTTGKNARSVVLQTQGGGSLKDNIITVFGMSTFSCLEPVRVSITDDCMVEGFVSKSGYGSGRHIGDRQFFFANGRPVDVPKVGKLVNELYRGANSRQYPVAILDFSIPTKAYDVNVTPDKRKIYFSNESTILQSLRETLEKIYSSNQVTYTVNTVEKLNEENLGSKVDSLHESTEMPIKQLFPDDNVVREENDDKQCTNGSAAFTTVKGDRRDSSAEELVADVHLMKKQFVLRVHGDRKSQLMDAPLQSRPILKGGTDNSLRQSNISQKSLSNFVTVNKRKLENMGTALSEVPLLRSGPLDRFRDNSSVNHSSSPRTPVNSTKDKCFIMFIKQRAKRNKRGIDFCAIDLPEQIIEERASSDAGVPGALKSTNSQLTHVDLPSHSLGKDSPVVSSGINIGFTLQFSVKDLMSRSKQRLSRLRSLNHSSGRMNLKGGFAAATLDLSQFANEEGKAKALAAATRELDRLFKKEDFNHMKIIGQFNLGFIIGKLDQDLFIVDQHAADEKYNYERLSLTTILNQQPLLRPLHVELSPEEEIVISMHMDTFRKNGFLLEEDMHARPGNRFKLKAVPFSKNITFGVADVKELISILSDNHGEYSMIGSYREDSTDSVCPPKVRAMLASRACRSSVMIGDSLGRSEMQKILRHLADLRSPWNCPHGRPTMRHLVDLRTVNRRIDEVPAFESLSS; translated from the exons ATGCCGATGGAAGTTGGAGGTTCTGAAGCATCCGAGCCTCCGTCCATCAGGCCGCTCAACAAAGGCGTTGTTCACCGAATCTGCGCGGGCCAGGTGATTTTGGACCTCTCTTCTGCGGTGAAGGAGCTCGTCGAAAACAGCCTCGATGCCGGTGCTACGAGTATCGAGGTCGCTCTGAAGGAGTACGGTCTGGAGTCTTTCCAAGTCATTGACAATGGCTCCGGCATTTCTCCCAAGAATTTCAGG GTATTGGCTTTGAAGCATCATACGTCAAAGCTAAATGGTTTTCAAGACCTTGAGTCTCTGACTACTTTTGGGTTTCGAGGGGAGGCTTTGAGTTCGCTGTGCGCGTTGGGGGACTTGACTATAGAGACACGTTCTAGTGGTGAGGTCGTGGCGACGCACTTGACTTACAATAGATCAGGTCTTCTGACCGCCGAGAGGAAGACTGCTCGTCAGGTCGGAACTACTGTCACTGTCAAGAAATTGTTTTCCTATTTACCAGTCAGGAGCAAAGAATTCCAGCGAAATATTCGTAAAGAATATGGAAAGTTGATTGGTTTATTGAAT gCCTATGCGCTCGTTGCAAAAGGAGTAAGATTAATTTGCACCAACACAACTGGTAAAAATGCTAGGTCTGTAGTGCTGCAAACACAGGGCGGTGGATCCCTTAAAGACAATATCATCACTGTGTTTGGTATGAGCACCTTTTCTTGTTTAGAACCTGTGAGAGTTAGCATCACAGATGATTGTATGGTTGAAGGATTTGTTTCAAAGTCTGGATATGGAAGCGGACGTCACATAGGAGATCGGCAATTCTTTTTTGCCAATGGTCGTCCAGTTGACGTGCCCAAAGTTGGCAAGCTTGTGAATGAGTTGTATAGAGGTGCAAATTCCCGACAATATCCTGTTGCAATCTTGGATTTTTCCATTCCAACTAAGGCATATGACGTGAATGTGACGCCAGataaaaggaaaatatatttctCCAATGAAAGCACAATTTTGCAGTCCTTAAGGGAGACTCTGGAGAAGATTTATTCATCAAATCAAGTTACTTATACAGTTAACACAGTAGAGAAACTTAATGAGGAGAATCTTGGCTCCAAGGTTGATTCTCTACATGAGAGCACTGAGATGCCCATAAAGCAATTGTTTCCAGATGATAACGTGGTTCGAGAGGAAAATGATGATAAACAATGCACAAATGGCAGCGCGGCTTTCACAACAGTTAAAGGGGACCGTAGAGATTCTTCTGCTGAGGAGCTCGTTGCTGATGTTCATTTAATGAAAAAACAATTTGTGCTCAGAGTTCATGGGGATAGGAAAAGCCAACTTATGGATGCTCCCCTCCAGTCAAGGCCGATCCTTAAAGGTGGCACTGATAATTCACTTCGGCAATCGAACATCTCCCAGAAATCACTCAGTAATTTTGTTACAGTAAATAAGAGAAAACTAGAAAACATGGGTACTGCATTGTCTGAAGTTCCGCTTCTTAGAAGTGGACctcttgatagattcagggacAATAGCTCAGTGAATCATTCTTCATCACCGAGAACTCCAGTCAATTCCACAAA AGACAAATGTTTCATTATGTTCATCAAACAAAGAGCAAAGCGGAACAAGAGAGGTATAGATTTTTGT GCAATTGACTTACCGGAGCAAATAATTGAAGAGAGAGCGTCCTCAGATGCCGGTGTTCCTGGTGCTTTGAAAAGCACTAATTCACAACTTACACATGTTGATCTGCCATCACATTCTTTGGGTAAAGACTCCCCAGTGGTTTCTTCTGGTATAAACATTGGTTTTACCTTGCAATTTAGTGTTAAAGATTTGATGTCAAGGAGTAAACAAAGGCTGTCAAGACTGCGGTCCTTAAACCATTCATCTGGAAGAATGAATTTGAAAGG GGGTTTTGCTGCAGCAACATTGGATCTTTCACAATTTGCAAATGAGGAGGGGAAGGCTAAGGCTCTAGCTGCTGCTACCAGGGAGTTGGATAGACTATTTAAGAAAGAAGACTTTAATCATATGAAG ATCATTGGACAATTTAACCTTGGATTCATTATTGGCAAGTTGGATCAGGACCTCTTTATTGTAGACCAG CATGCTGCAGATGAGAAGTACAATTATGAGCGTTTGTCACTAACAACCATATTGAACCAGCAACCTTTACTTCG GCCATTGCACGTGGAGTTATCTCCAGAGGAAGAGATAGTCATCTCCATGCACATGGATACTTTCAG GAAAAATGGCTTTTTATTGGAGGAGGACATGCACGCTCGTCCGGGAAACCGCTTTAAACTAAAAGCAGTTCCTTTCAGTAAAAACATAACTTTTGGGGTTGCAG ATGTCAAGGAGCTTATATCTATTCTATCCGATAATCATGGAGAATACTCCATGATTGGCAGTTATAGAGAAGACTCTACCGATTCAGTTTGTCCACCTAAAGTACGTGCAATGCTAGCGTCACGTGCGTGCAGATCATCTGTTATGATTGGAGATTCTCTTGGAAGGAGTGAGATGCAGAAG ATATTAAGACATTTGGCAGACCTCAGATCTCCTTGGAATTGTCCGCATGGAAGACCAACAATGCGACACTTGGTTGACTTAAGAACTGTAAATAGACGAATTGACGAAGTTCCGGCCTTCGAGTCTCTTTCTTCATAG
- the LOC140978964 gene encoding DNA mismatch repair protein PMS1 isoform X1, producing the protein MPMEVGGSEASEPPSIRPLNKGVVHRICAGQVILDLSSAVKELVENSLDAGATSIEVALKEYGLESFQVIDNGSGISPKNFRVLALKHHTSKLNGFQDLESLTTFGFRGEALSSLCALGDLTIETRSSGEVVATHLTYNRSGLLTAERKTARQVGTTVTVKKLFSYLPVRSKEFQRNIRKEYGKLIGLLNAYALVAKGVRLICTNTTGKNARSVVLQTQGGGSLKDNIITVFGMSTFSCLEPVRVSITDDCMVEGFVSKSGYGSGRHIGDRQFFFANGRPVDVPKVGKLVNELYRGANSRQYPVAILDFSIPTKAYDVNVTPDKRKIYFSNESTILQSLRETLEKIYSSNQVTYTVNTVEKLNEENLGSKVDSLHESTEMPIKQLFPDDNVVREENDDKQCTNGSAAFTTVKGDRRDSSAEELVADVHLMKKQFVLRVHGDRKSQLMDAPLQSRPILKGGTDNSLRQSNISQKSLSNFVTVNKRKLENMGTALSEVPLLRSGPLDRFRDNSSVNHSSSPRTPVNSTKYDDYKNNTCSEPQPAKTPRISSFFVDAETNVSLCSSNKEQSGTREAIDLPEQIIEERASSDAGVPGALKSTNSQLTHVDLPSHSLGKDSPVVSSGINIGFTLQFSVKDLMSRSKQRLSRLRSLNHSSGRMNLKGGFAAATLDLSQFANEEGKAKALAAATRELDRLFKKEDFNHMKIIGQFNLGFIIGKLDQDLFIVDQHAADEKYNYERLSLTTILNQQPLLRPLHVELSPEEEIVISMHMDTFRKNGFLLEEDMHARPGNRFKLKAVPFSKNITFGVADVKELISILSDNHGEYSMIGSYREDSTDSVCPPKVRAMLASRACRSSVMIGDSLGRSEMQKILRHLADLRSPWNCPHGRPTMRHLVDLRTVNRRIDEVPAFESLSS; encoded by the exons ATGCCGATGGAAGTTGGAGGTTCTGAAGCATCCGAGCCTCCGTCCATCAGGCCGCTCAACAAAGGCGTTGTTCACCGAATCTGCGCGGGCCAGGTGATTTTGGACCTCTCTTCTGCGGTGAAGGAGCTCGTCGAAAACAGCCTCGATGCCGGTGCTACGAGTATCGAGGTCGCTCTGAAGGAGTACGGTCTGGAGTCTTTCCAAGTCATTGACAATGGCTCCGGCATTTCTCCCAAGAATTTCAGG GTATTGGCTTTGAAGCATCATACGTCAAAGCTAAATGGTTTTCAAGACCTTGAGTCTCTGACTACTTTTGGGTTTCGAGGGGAGGCTTTGAGTTCGCTGTGCGCGTTGGGGGACTTGACTATAGAGACACGTTCTAGTGGTGAGGTCGTGGCGACGCACTTGACTTACAATAGATCAGGTCTTCTGACCGCCGAGAGGAAGACTGCTCGTCAGGTCGGAACTACTGTCACTGTCAAGAAATTGTTTTCCTATTTACCAGTCAGGAGCAAAGAATTCCAGCGAAATATTCGTAAAGAATATGGAAAGTTGATTGGTTTATTGAAT gCCTATGCGCTCGTTGCAAAAGGAGTAAGATTAATTTGCACCAACACAACTGGTAAAAATGCTAGGTCTGTAGTGCTGCAAACACAGGGCGGTGGATCCCTTAAAGACAATATCATCACTGTGTTTGGTATGAGCACCTTTTCTTGTTTAGAACCTGTGAGAGTTAGCATCACAGATGATTGTATGGTTGAAGGATTTGTTTCAAAGTCTGGATATGGAAGCGGACGTCACATAGGAGATCGGCAATTCTTTTTTGCCAATGGTCGTCCAGTTGACGTGCCCAAAGTTGGCAAGCTTGTGAATGAGTTGTATAGAGGTGCAAATTCCCGACAATATCCTGTTGCAATCTTGGATTTTTCCATTCCAACTAAGGCATATGACGTGAATGTGACGCCAGataaaaggaaaatatatttctCCAATGAAAGCACAATTTTGCAGTCCTTAAGGGAGACTCTGGAGAAGATTTATTCATCAAATCAAGTTACTTATACAGTTAACACAGTAGAGAAACTTAATGAGGAGAATCTTGGCTCCAAGGTTGATTCTCTACATGAGAGCACTGAGATGCCCATAAAGCAATTGTTTCCAGATGATAACGTGGTTCGAGAGGAAAATGATGATAAACAATGCACAAATGGCAGCGCGGCTTTCACAACAGTTAAAGGGGACCGTAGAGATTCTTCTGCTGAGGAGCTCGTTGCTGATGTTCATTTAATGAAAAAACAATTTGTGCTCAGAGTTCATGGGGATAGGAAAAGCCAACTTATGGATGCTCCCCTCCAGTCAAGGCCGATCCTTAAAGGTGGCACTGATAATTCACTTCGGCAATCGAACATCTCCCAGAAATCACTCAGTAATTTTGTTACAGTAAATAAGAGAAAACTAGAAAACATGGGTACTGCATTGTCTGAAGTTCCGCTTCTTAGAAGTGGACctcttgatagattcagggacAATAGCTCAGTGAATCATTCTTCATCACCGAGAACTCCAGTCAATTCCACAAAGTATgatgattataaaaataatacatgcAGTGAACCTCAACCAGCAAAAACTCCGAGAATCAGTAGTTTCTTTGTTGATGCAGAGACAAATGTTTCATTATGTTCATCAAACAAAGAGCAAAGCGGAACAAGAGAG GCAATTGACTTACCGGAGCAAATAATTGAAGAGAGAGCGTCCTCAGATGCCGGTGTTCCTGGTGCTTTGAAAAGCACTAATTCACAACTTACACATGTTGATCTGCCATCACATTCTTTGGGTAAAGACTCCCCAGTGGTTTCTTCTGGTATAAACATTGGTTTTACCTTGCAATTTAGTGTTAAAGATTTGATGTCAAGGAGTAAACAAAGGCTGTCAAGACTGCGGTCCTTAAACCATTCATCTGGAAGAATGAATTTGAAAGG GGGTTTTGCTGCAGCAACATTGGATCTTTCACAATTTGCAAATGAGGAGGGGAAGGCTAAGGCTCTAGCTGCTGCTACCAGGGAGTTGGATAGACTATTTAAGAAAGAAGACTTTAATCATATGAAG ATCATTGGACAATTTAACCTTGGATTCATTATTGGCAAGTTGGATCAGGACCTCTTTATTGTAGACCAG CATGCTGCAGATGAGAAGTACAATTATGAGCGTTTGTCACTAACAACCATATTGAACCAGCAACCTTTACTTCG GCCATTGCACGTGGAGTTATCTCCAGAGGAAGAGATAGTCATCTCCATGCACATGGATACTTTCAG GAAAAATGGCTTTTTATTGGAGGAGGACATGCACGCTCGTCCGGGAAACCGCTTTAAACTAAAAGCAGTTCCTTTCAGTAAAAACATAACTTTTGGGGTTGCAG ATGTCAAGGAGCTTATATCTATTCTATCCGATAATCATGGAGAATACTCCATGATTGGCAGTTATAGAGAAGACTCTACCGATTCAGTTTGTCCACCTAAAGTACGTGCAATGCTAGCGTCACGTGCGTGCAGATCATCTGTTATGATTGGAGATTCTCTTGGAAGGAGTGAGATGCAGAAG ATATTAAGACATTTGGCAGACCTCAGATCTCCTTGGAATTGTCCGCATGGAAGACCAACAATGCGACACTTGGTTGACTTAAGAACTGTAAATAGACGAATTGACGAAGTTCCGGCCTTCGAGTCTCTTTCTTCATAG
- the LOC140978964 gene encoding DNA mismatch repair protein PMS1 isoform X3, producing MPMEVGGSEASEPPSIRPLNKGVVHRICAGQVILDLSSAVKELVENSLDAGATSIEVALKEYGLESFQVIDNGSGISPKNFRVLALKHHTSKLNGFQDLESLTTFGFRGEALSSLCALGDLTIETRSSGEVVATHLTYNRSGLLTAERKTARQVGTTVTVKKLFSYLPVRSKEFQRNIRKEYGKLIGLLNAYALVAKGVRLICTNTTGKNARSVVLQTQGGGSLKDNIITVFGMSTFSCLEPVRVSITDDCMVEGFVSKSGYGSGRHIGDRQFFFANGRPVDVPKVGKLVNELYRGANSRQYPVAILDFSIPTKAYDVNVTPDKRKIYFSNESTILQSLRETLEKIYSSNQVTYTVNTVEKLNEENLGSKVDSLHESTEMPIKQLFPDDNVVREENDDKQCTNGSAAFTTVKGDRRDSSAEELVADVHLMKKQFVLRVHGDRKSQLMDAPLQSRPILKGGTDNSLRQSNISQKSLSNFVTVNKRKLENMGTALSEVPLLRSGPLDRFRDNSSVNHSSSPRTPVNSTKYDDYKNNTCSEPQPAKTPRISSFFVDAETNVSLCSSNKEQSGTREAIDLPEQIIEERASSDAGVPGALKSTNSQLTHVDLPSHSLGKDSPVVSSGINIGFTLQFSVKDLMSRSKQRLSRLRSLNHSSGRMNLKGGFAAATLDLSQFANEEGKAKALAAATRELDRLFKKEDFNHMKIIGQFNLGFIIGKLDQDLFIVDQHAADEKYNYERLSLTTILNQQPLLRPLHVELSPEEEIVISMHMDTFRKNGFLLEEDMHARPGNRFKLKAVPFSKNITFGVAESSKHGGLFC from the exons ATGCCGATGGAAGTTGGAGGTTCTGAAGCATCCGAGCCTCCGTCCATCAGGCCGCTCAACAAAGGCGTTGTTCACCGAATCTGCGCGGGCCAGGTGATTTTGGACCTCTCTTCTGCGGTGAAGGAGCTCGTCGAAAACAGCCTCGATGCCGGTGCTACGAGTATCGAGGTCGCTCTGAAGGAGTACGGTCTGGAGTCTTTCCAAGTCATTGACAATGGCTCCGGCATTTCTCCCAAGAATTTCAGG GTATTGGCTTTGAAGCATCATACGTCAAAGCTAAATGGTTTTCAAGACCTTGAGTCTCTGACTACTTTTGGGTTTCGAGGGGAGGCTTTGAGTTCGCTGTGCGCGTTGGGGGACTTGACTATAGAGACACGTTCTAGTGGTGAGGTCGTGGCGACGCACTTGACTTACAATAGATCAGGTCTTCTGACCGCCGAGAGGAAGACTGCTCGTCAGGTCGGAACTACTGTCACTGTCAAGAAATTGTTTTCCTATTTACCAGTCAGGAGCAAAGAATTCCAGCGAAATATTCGTAAAGAATATGGAAAGTTGATTGGTTTATTGAAT gCCTATGCGCTCGTTGCAAAAGGAGTAAGATTAATTTGCACCAACACAACTGGTAAAAATGCTAGGTCTGTAGTGCTGCAAACACAGGGCGGTGGATCCCTTAAAGACAATATCATCACTGTGTTTGGTATGAGCACCTTTTCTTGTTTAGAACCTGTGAGAGTTAGCATCACAGATGATTGTATGGTTGAAGGATTTGTTTCAAAGTCTGGATATGGAAGCGGACGTCACATAGGAGATCGGCAATTCTTTTTTGCCAATGGTCGTCCAGTTGACGTGCCCAAAGTTGGCAAGCTTGTGAATGAGTTGTATAGAGGTGCAAATTCCCGACAATATCCTGTTGCAATCTTGGATTTTTCCATTCCAACTAAGGCATATGACGTGAATGTGACGCCAGataaaaggaaaatatatttctCCAATGAAAGCACAATTTTGCAGTCCTTAAGGGAGACTCTGGAGAAGATTTATTCATCAAATCAAGTTACTTATACAGTTAACACAGTAGAGAAACTTAATGAGGAGAATCTTGGCTCCAAGGTTGATTCTCTACATGAGAGCACTGAGATGCCCATAAAGCAATTGTTTCCAGATGATAACGTGGTTCGAGAGGAAAATGATGATAAACAATGCACAAATGGCAGCGCGGCTTTCACAACAGTTAAAGGGGACCGTAGAGATTCTTCTGCTGAGGAGCTCGTTGCTGATGTTCATTTAATGAAAAAACAATTTGTGCTCAGAGTTCATGGGGATAGGAAAAGCCAACTTATGGATGCTCCCCTCCAGTCAAGGCCGATCCTTAAAGGTGGCACTGATAATTCACTTCGGCAATCGAACATCTCCCAGAAATCACTCAGTAATTTTGTTACAGTAAATAAGAGAAAACTAGAAAACATGGGTACTGCATTGTCTGAAGTTCCGCTTCTTAGAAGTGGACctcttgatagattcagggacAATAGCTCAGTGAATCATTCTTCATCACCGAGAACTCCAGTCAATTCCACAAAGTATgatgattataaaaataatacatgcAGTGAACCTCAACCAGCAAAAACTCCGAGAATCAGTAGTTTCTTTGTTGATGCAGAGACAAATGTTTCATTATGTTCATCAAACAAAGAGCAAAGCGGAACAAGAGAG GCAATTGACTTACCGGAGCAAATAATTGAAGAGAGAGCGTCCTCAGATGCCGGTGTTCCTGGTGCTTTGAAAAGCACTAATTCACAACTTACACATGTTGATCTGCCATCACATTCTTTGGGTAAAGACTCCCCAGTGGTTTCTTCTGGTATAAACATTGGTTTTACCTTGCAATTTAGTGTTAAAGATTTGATGTCAAGGAGTAAACAAAGGCTGTCAAGACTGCGGTCCTTAAACCATTCATCTGGAAGAATGAATTTGAAAGG GGGTTTTGCTGCAGCAACATTGGATCTTTCACAATTTGCAAATGAGGAGGGGAAGGCTAAGGCTCTAGCTGCTGCTACCAGGGAGTTGGATAGACTATTTAAGAAAGAAGACTTTAATCATATGAAG ATCATTGGACAATTTAACCTTGGATTCATTATTGGCAAGTTGGATCAGGACCTCTTTATTGTAGACCAG CATGCTGCAGATGAGAAGTACAATTATGAGCGTTTGTCACTAACAACCATATTGAACCAGCAACCTTTACTTCG GCCATTGCACGTGGAGTTATCTCCAGAGGAAGAGATAGTCATCTCCATGCACATGGATACTTTCAG GAAAAATGGCTTTTTATTGGAGGAGGACATGCACGCTCGTCCGGGAAACCGCTTTAAACTAAAAGCAGTTCCTTTCAGTAAAAACATAACTTTTGGGGTTGCAG AGAGCAGCAAGCATGGTGGTTTATTCTGTTAA
- the LOC140978964 gene encoding DNA mismatch repair protein PMS1 isoform X4, with amino-acid sequence MPMEVGGSEASEPPSIRPLNKGVVHRICAGQVILDLSSAVKELVENSLDAGATSIEVALKEYGLESFQVIDNGSGISPKNFRVLALKHHTSKLNGFQDLESLTTFGFRGEALSSLCALGDLTIETRSSGEVVATHLTYNRSGLLTAERKTARQVGTTVTVKKLFSYLPVRSKEFQRNIRKEYGKLIGLLNAYALVAKGVRLICTNTTGKNARSVVLQTQGGGSLKDNIITVFGMSTFSCLEPVRVSITDDCMVEGFVSKSGYGSGRHIGDRQFFFANGRPVDVPKVGKLVNELYRGANSRQYPVAILDFSIPTKAYDVNVTPDKRKIYFSNESTILQSLRETLEKIYSSNQVTYTVNTVEKLNEENLGSKVDSLHESTEMPIKQLFPDDNVVREENDDKQCTNGSAAFTTVKGDRRDSSAEELVADVHLMKKQFVLRVHGDRKSQLMDAPLQSRPILKGGTDNSLRQSNISQKSLSNFVTVNKRKLENMGTALSEVPLLRSGPLDRFRDNSSVNHSSSPRTPVNSTKYDDYKNNTCSEPQPAKTPRISSFFVDAETNVSLCSSNKEQSGTREAIDLPEQIIEERASSDAGVPGALKSTNSQLTHVDLPSHSLGKDSPVVSSGINIGFTLQFSVKDLMSRSKQRLSRLRSLNHSSGRMNLKGGFAAATLDLSQFANEEGKAKALAAATRELDRLFKKEDFNHMKIIGQFNLGFIIGKLDQDLFIVDQMRSTIMSVCH; translated from the exons ATGCCGATGGAAGTTGGAGGTTCTGAAGCATCCGAGCCTCCGTCCATCAGGCCGCTCAACAAAGGCGTTGTTCACCGAATCTGCGCGGGCCAGGTGATTTTGGACCTCTCTTCTGCGGTGAAGGAGCTCGTCGAAAACAGCCTCGATGCCGGTGCTACGAGTATCGAGGTCGCTCTGAAGGAGTACGGTCTGGAGTCTTTCCAAGTCATTGACAATGGCTCCGGCATTTCTCCCAAGAATTTCAGG GTATTGGCTTTGAAGCATCATACGTCAAAGCTAAATGGTTTTCAAGACCTTGAGTCTCTGACTACTTTTGGGTTTCGAGGGGAGGCTTTGAGTTCGCTGTGCGCGTTGGGGGACTTGACTATAGAGACACGTTCTAGTGGTGAGGTCGTGGCGACGCACTTGACTTACAATAGATCAGGTCTTCTGACCGCCGAGAGGAAGACTGCTCGTCAGGTCGGAACTACTGTCACTGTCAAGAAATTGTTTTCCTATTTACCAGTCAGGAGCAAAGAATTCCAGCGAAATATTCGTAAAGAATATGGAAAGTTGATTGGTTTATTGAAT gCCTATGCGCTCGTTGCAAAAGGAGTAAGATTAATTTGCACCAACACAACTGGTAAAAATGCTAGGTCTGTAGTGCTGCAAACACAGGGCGGTGGATCCCTTAAAGACAATATCATCACTGTGTTTGGTATGAGCACCTTTTCTTGTTTAGAACCTGTGAGAGTTAGCATCACAGATGATTGTATGGTTGAAGGATTTGTTTCAAAGTCTGGATATGGAAGCGGACGTCACATAGGAGATCGGCAATTCTTTTTTGCCAATGGTCGTCCAGTTGACGTGCCCAAAGTTGGCAAGCTTGTGAATGAGTTGTATAGAGGTGCAAATTCCCGACAATATCCTGTTGCAATCTTGGATTTTTCCATTCCAACTAAGGCATATGACGTGAATGTGACGCCAGataaaaggaaaatatatttctCCAATGAAAGCACAATTTTGCAGTCCTTAAGGGAGACTCTGGAGAAGATTTATTCATCAAATCAAGTTACTTATACAGTTAACACAGTAGAGAAACTTAATGAGGAGAATCTTGGCTCCAAGGTTGATTCTCTACATGAGAGCACTGAGATGCCCATAAAGCAATTGTTTCCAGATGATAACGTGGTTCGAGAGGAAAATGATGATAAACAATGCACAAATGGCAGCGCGGCTTTCACAACAGTTAAAGGGGACCGTAGAGATTCTTCTGCTGAGGAGCTCGTTGCTGATGTTCATTTAATGAAAAAACAATTTGTGCTCAGAGTTCATGGGGATAGGAAAAGCCAACTTATGGATGCTCCCCTCCAGTCAAGGCCGATCCTTAAAGGTGGCACTGATAATTCACTTCGGCAATCGAACATCTCCCAGAAATCACTCAGTAATTTTGTTACAGTAAATAAGAGAAAACTAGAAAACATGGGTACTGCATTGTCTGAAGTTCCGCTTCTTAGAAGTGGACctcttgatagattcagggacAATAGCTCAGTGAATCATTCTTCATCACCGAGAACTCCAGTCAATTCCACAAAGTATgatgattataaaaataatacatgcAGTGAACCTCAACCAGCAAAAACTCCGAGAATCAGTAGTTTCTTTGTTGATGCAGAGACAAATGTTTCATTATGTTCATCAAACAAAGAGCAAAGCGGAACAAGAGAG GCAATTGACTTACCGGAGCAAATAATTGAAGAGAGAGCGTCCTCAGATGCCGGTGTTCCTGGTGCTTTGAAAAGCACTAATTCACAACTTACACATGTTGATCTGCCATCACATTCTTTGGGTAAAGACTCCCCAGTGGTTTCTTCTGGTATAAACATTGGTTTTACCTTGCAATTTAGTGTTAAAGATTTGATGTCAAGGAGTAAACAAAGGCTGTCAAGACTGCGGTCCTTAAACCATTCATCTGGAAGAATGAATTTGAAAGG GGGTTTTGCTGCAGCAACATTGGATCTTTCACAATTTGCAAATGAGGAGGGGAAGGCTAAGGCTCTAGCTGCTGCTACCAGGGAGTTGGATAGACTATTTAAGAAAGAAGACTTTAATCATATGAAG ATCATTGGACAATTTAACCTTGGATTCATTATTGGCAAGTTGGATCAGGACCTCTTTATTGTAGACCAG ATGAGAAGTACAATTATGAGCGTTTGTCACTAA